The following are encoded together in the Bradymonas sediminis genome:
- the def gene encoding peptide deformylase, with protein MAILDIVLFPEEREVLTTMCEPVEEVTDEIRTLVDDMIETMYHANGVGLAAPQIGVTKRVTVIDIRRRPSDEKPPEGEVEETKAPQEISEAEDKVFVLINPEILEREGKLKWEEGCLSFPSLYGEVVRANKVKVRALDRDGEPYEFEAEGLLAVALQHEIDHLDGVLFLDRMSRLKRRMAQKEYKKIRARMLEEALEKEEEESGSDIS; from the coding sequence ATGGCAATTCTAGATATTGTCCTATTTCCGGAAGAACGCGAAGTGCTCACCACGATGTGTGAGCCAGTCGAAGAGGTCACCGATGAGATTCGCACGCTCGTCGACGACATGATCGAGACGATGTACCACGCCAATGGCGTCGGGCTGGCGGCGCCGCAGATCGGCGTGACCAAGCGCGTGACGGTCATCGACATTCGCCGCCGCCCCAGCGACGAGAAGCCGCCCGAGGGCGAGGTTGAGGAGACCAAGGCGCCCCAGGAGATCTCGGAAGCCGAAGACAAGGTCTTCGTGCTGATCAACCCGGAGATTCTCGAGCGCGAAGGTAAGCTAAAATGGGAAGAGGGTTGCTTGAGCTTCCCCTCGCTCTACGGCGAAGTCGTGCGCGCAAATAAGGTCAAAGTCCGCGCGCTCGACCGCGACGGCGAACCCTACGAATTTGAGGCCGAAGGCCTGCTCGCGGTCGCGCTGCAGCACGAAATCGACCACCTCGATGGCGTGCTCTTCCTGGACCGCATGAGCCGGCTGAAGCGCCGCATGGCTCAAAAAGAATATAAGAAAATCCGCGCGCGTATGTTGGAAGAAGCGCTCGAAAAAGAAGAGGAAGAGAGTGGTTCAGACATCTCCTGA
- the fmt gene encoding methionyl-tRNA formyltransferase, with protein sequence MVQTSPENENNTEKTALRVVYMGTPDFAVPALKALIASHHEVVGVFTQPDRKGGRGKKLLCPPVKVEAVEAEIPVYQPERVRKNADVLQTLKDLRPDVVVVAAYGQILPQSVLDVPRLGCINIHASILPKYRGAAPINWAIVHGEKESGVTLMQMEAGLDTGPILEIHRVAITPAMNAQELHDALSDLGGEVLVDALDKLEAGNLPATIQDDDASSYAPMLTRESGRIDWEKSAQQLVDHIRGFYPWPGSYALREIPCAEAGAQDDLECSTLKVHAARVAVGAGSDALPGTIIQADCSSGTLQIATGEGVIELLKVQAPGKRAMKARDFLNGCDFSVGERLL encoded by the coding sequence GTGGTTCAGACATCTCCTGAGAACGAAAATAATACCGAGAAGACCGCGCTGCGCGTGGTCTATATGGGCACCCCCGACTTCGCGGTCCCCGCGCTAAAGGCGCTGATCGCCAGCCACCACGAGGTGGTCGGCGTGTTCACGCAGCCGGACCGAAAGGGCGGGCGCGGCAAGAAATTGCTCTGCCCGCCGGTTAAGGTCGAGGCGGTTGAGGCCGAGATTCCGGTGTATCAGCCCGAGCGCGTGCGCAAGAACGCCGACGTGCTGCAGACGCTCAAAGACCTGCGCCCCGACGTGGTCGTGGTCGCGGCTTATGGGCAGATCTTGCCGCAATCGGTGCTCGACGTGCCGCGCCTTGGCTGCATCAATATCCACGCGTCGATTCTTCCGAAATACCGCGGCGCGGCCCCCATTAACTGGGCCATCGTCCACGGCGAGAAAGAAAGCGGCGTGACGCTGATGCAGATGGAAGCCGGCCTGGACACCGGGCCCATCCTGGAGATTCATCGCGTGGCGATTACCCCCGCGATGAACGCCCAGGAGTTGCACGACGCGCTCTCCGACCTGGGCGGCGAAGTGCTGGTCGACGCGCTCGACAAGCTCGAAGCGGGCAACCTGCCGGCGACCATCCAGGACGACGACGCCTCCAGCTACGCGCCGATGCTCACGCGTGAAAGCGGCCGCATTGACTGGGAGAAGTCGGCCCAGCAATTGGTCGATCATATCCGCGGCTTCTATCCGTGGCCGGGCTCCTACGCGCTGCGCGAGATCCCTTGCGCCGAGGCCGGCGCCCAGGACGACCTCGAGTGCAGCACGCTCAAGGTCCACGCCGCGCGCGTGGCCGTCGGCGCGGGCTCGGACGCCTTGCCGGGCACGATTATCCAGGCCGACTGCTCCTCGGGAACGCTTCAAATCGCCACCGGCGAGGGCGTCATCGAATTGCTCAAGGTCCAGGCTCCGGGAAAGCGCGCGATGAAGGCGCGTGACTTCCTCAACGGCTGTGATTTTTCGGTCGGCGAGCGACTTCTTTGA
- the rsmB gene encoding 16S rRNA (cytosine(967)-C(5))-methyltransferase RsmB gives MPRQLAQEVLEGIEEEDAYSHISLDAALRRSNLDARDRGLATELVYGTLTWQRSLDTILGQFLASGVASLDLSVRVALRLAVYQIVFLDRIPPHAAVNQAVEIVKAGPHRRASGLVNGVLRNLLRQEEPIQWWRDEDRKKKPSRYIGQRYSIPNWLGHRMLQTWGLRHAEAMAASFAERPPLYLRKIEAIDSADESKLPEGVSPAQFGDHPAIPGAYLAESIDDTVRKGLEQGEWVVQDLGSQLIGYYTGANEGMSVLDACAGLGGKTLHLADLVGQTGTVNAVDPVQSKLQMLRESAEQTGLLPRIATHKQELQGYIDADATRDAPKEFDLVLLDAPCSGLGVIRRHPETRWRREKSDIIELAEIQKKLLEVAAGLTKSGGILAYSVCTFTREEGAGQVASFLEEHPEFELIGPPTEGPGAQIDWAPYLNDDGQLFLNPLEHGTDGFFAARLRRR, from the coding sequence ATGCCCCGCCAACTCGCACAAGAAGTATTGGAGGGCATCGAAGAAGAAGATGCCTATAGTCATATCTCGCTGGACGCCGCGCTGCGCCGAAGCAACCTGGACGCGCGCGACCGCGGCCTGGCGACCGAGCTGGTCTACGGCACGCTGACCTGGCAGCGCTCGCTCGACACAATCCTGGGGCAATTTCTCGCCAGCGGGGTCGCCTCCCTCGATTTGTCGGTGCGCGTCGCGCTGCGCCTGGCGGTCTACCAGATCGTATTTTTGGACCGCATCCCGCCGCACGCGGCGGTCAATCAGGCCGTCGAGATCGTCAAAGCCGGCCCGCATCGGCGCGCCAGTGGCCTGGTCAACGGGGTGTTGCGCAACCTTTTGCGCCAGGAGGAACCGATTCAATGGTGGCGCGACGAGGACCGCAAGAAGAAGCCATCCCGCTATATCGGGCAGCGCTATTCCATCCCCAATTGGCTGGGCCATCGGATGTTGCAGACCTGGGGGCTGCGCCACGCCGAGGCGATGGCCGCATCCTTCGCGGAGCGACCGCCGCTGTATCTGCGAAAGATCGAAGCCATCGACTCCGCCGACGAATCAAAGCTCCCCGAAGGCGTGTCGCCAGCTCAATTTGGCGATCACCCGGCGATTCCTGGCGCGTATCTGGCCGAGTCGATTGACGACACGGTGCGCAAGGGCCTGGAGCAGGGCGAGTGGGTCGTGCAAGACCTGGGAAGCCAGCTTATCGGGTATTATACGGGCGCAAACGAGGGCATGAGCGTGCTCGACGCCTGCGCCGGCCTCGGCGGCAAAACCCTGCATCTGGCCGATCTGGTTGGCCAAACCGGTACGGTCAACGCGGTCGACCCGGTGCAATCGAAGCTGCAGATGCTCCGGGAATCCGCCGAGCAAACCGGACTCCTGCCGCGCATCGCCACGCATAAACAGGAGCTCCAGGGCTATATTGACGCCGACGCCACGCGCGATGCGCCCAAGGAATTCGACCTGGTCCTGCTCGACGCGCCTTGCAGCGGGCTCGGCGTGATTCGCCGCCACCCAGAAACCCGTTGGCGTCGCGAGAAGTCCGACATTATCGAGCTCGCCGAGATCCAAAAGAAGCTGCTCGAAGTCGCCGCCGGCCTGACCAAAAGCGGCGGCATCCTCGCCTATAGCGTGTGCACCTTTACGCGCGAAGAGGGAGCGGGGCAGGTCGCAAGCTTTTTAGAAGAACACCCCGAGTTCGAGCTTATCGGGCCGCCCACTGAGGGCCCGGGCGCGCAGATTGATTGGGCGCCTTATCTCAATGACGACGGGCAACTTTTTCTGAATCCCCTGGAGCACGGCACCGACGGCTTCTTCGCCGCGCGCCTTCGCCGTCGCTGA
- the rpe gene encoding ribulose-phosphate 3-epimerase, with translation MTHRHKRRPNALPAHQPLLAPSILSANFTRLAEECQAVIDGGADLLHIDVMDGHFVENITIGLPVVEALRAEFPDTFLDVHIMISNPDLYAAKFVEAGADSVSFHPEATVHSHGVIQEIHAAGGLASLAINPSTSLDVLDYIIEDLDMILIMGVNPGFGGQSFIPQTMRKLKDVKERLARHGIDDMPIQVDGGVKLNNIAEIYQAGANVLVSGSGVFNNKPYKDTISAMKAELQPL, from the coding sequence ATGACGCATCGCCACAAAAGACGCCCCAACGCGCTCCCCGCCCACCAGCCGCTGCTCGCCCCGTCGATCTTATCGGCGAACTTCACCCGCCTGGCCGAGGAGTGCCAGGCCGTAATCGATGGCGGCGCGGACCTGCTGCATATCGACGTGATGGACGGGCATTTCGTCGAGAATATCACCATCGGCTTGCCGGTGGTCGAGGCGCTTCGCGCGGAGTTTCCGGACACCTTCCTGGACGTCCATATTATGATCTCGAACCCCGACCTCTACGCGGCGAAATTCGTCGAGGCGGGCGCGGACTCGGTCTCATTTCACCCCGAGGCGACGGTTCACTCACACGGCGTTATTCAGGAAATCCACGCCGCCGGCGGCCTCGCCTCGCTGGCCATCAACCCGTCGACCTCCCTCGATGTGCTCGACTATATTATCGAGGACCTCGACATGATCCTCATCATGGGCGTGAACCCCGGTTTTGGGGGGCAATCCTTCATTCCGCAAACCATGCGCAAGCTCAAAGACGTGAAGGAGCGGCTCGCCCGCCACGGCATCGATGATATGCCGATTCAGGTCGATGGTGGCGTAAAGCTCAACAATATCGCCGAGATCTATCAGGCCGGCGCCAATGTCCTCGTCTCCGGAAGCGGGGTCTTTAATAATAAGCCGTATAAAGATACGATATCCGCAATGAAGGCCGAACTACAGCCTCTTTAG
- a CDS encoding DUF4215 domain-containing protein, whose product MRLRYLGVFLAACLLWPAGCSFDGTASGTISPNPSQDVRQADSGGLSDIIEDGAGGEDTRDEDGGGEDDAGSGEDASDGGDASDAVDAGDVCGDGVVSGNEACDDGNTDSGDGCDSSCQIETGWACPDAGEACEAASCGDAIIAGDEQCDDGNRRNGDGCDFACQVETGYQCLVPGEPCVPAGCGDGIQVRGEECDDGNNISGDGCSATCRAETGFECPFGGGACTSNVVCGDGQIGGAELCDDGNLIAGDGCDSNCQPEPGWRCQIPGQPCEAARCGDGVVAGNEECDDGNNTAGDGCDALCKIEPGFTCSAGGASCVATVCGDGIRQGSEACDDGNNDLGDGCTPFCTLEPTCPDGGGACSSSCGDGIRLAGSSKECEDGNTTPGDGCSPTCTVEPGFVCNDVTQEVDELTLPLVLRDFSIDHPDFEHFSGSGATTGMVKDLLDADGKPEFLAPRGMLTSAATFYQWYRDVPGVNQTFVQSMTLSEISPGTFQYSNTEFFPLDGLGYGFEPGFGANHNYAFTSEVRYWFVYRPGQVLTFSGDDDLWVFINKQLALDLGGLHARVDGTVDLDAQKAALGLQDDALYEVAVFQAERHSTGSNYTLTLGNFVNVTTECESICGDGIQTRDEACDDGVNDGSYGGCNADCSRGPYCGDGDLDPEMEQCDNGVNQDLYGENGCAPDCRRPAYCGDGAVDSLFGEECDDGTNDGSYGTCTPDCKLAARCGDGIVQDNEACDDGNAISGDGCSSTCQVEG is encoded by the coding sequence ATGAGATTACGTTATTTGGGTGTATTTTTGGCCGCTTGTTTGCTCTGGCCAGCAGGTTGCAGTTTCGATGGTACCGCGAGCGGGACGATCAGCCCCAACCCTTCGCAAGACGTTCGCCAGGCCGATAGCGGCGGGCTTTCGGACATCATTGAAGATGGCGCCGGCGGCGAAGATACGCGGGACGAAGACGGCGGCGGTGAAGACGACGCGGGCTCGGGTGAGGACGCCTCGGATGGCGGCGACGCGTCCGACGCGGTCGACGCCGGAGATGTCTGCGGCGATGGCGTGGTCTCGGGGAACGAAGCCTGCGATGACGGGAATACCGACTCGGGCGACGGCTGCGACTCAAGCTGCCAGATCGAAACCGGCTGGGCGTGTCCAGACGCGGGCGAGGCCTGCGAAGCGGCGTCCTGCGGCGACGCGATCATCGCCGGCGATGAGCAATGCGACGACGGAAATCGACGAAACGGCGACGGCTGCGACTTCGCTTGCCAGGTCGAGACCGGCTACCAATGCCTGGTCCCCGGTGAGCCCTGCGTGCCCGCCGGCTGCGGCGACGGCATTCAGGTGCGCGGCGAGGAATGCGACGACGGGAATAATATTTCGGGCGATGGCTGCAGCGCGACGTGTCGCGCGGAGACCGGGTTCGAATGCCCCTTTGGCGGCGGCGCCTGCACCTCGAATGTGGTGTGCGGCGACGGCCAAATCGGCGGCGCCGAATTATGTGACGACGGCAACCTGATCGCCGGCGATGGCTGTGACTCCAACTGCCAGCCAGAGCCGGGATGGCGCTGCCAGATTCCCGGCCAGCCGTGCGAGGCGGCGCGCTGCGGCGACGGCGTAGTCGCCGGCAATGAAGAGTGCGACGACGGAAATAACACAGCCGGGGACGGCTGCGATGCGCTCTGCAAAATCGAGCCGGGGTTCACCTGCAGCGCCGGCGGCGCGAGCTGCGTCGCCACGGTCTGCGGCGACGGCATCCGCCAGGGCAGTGAGGCCTGCGACGACGGAAATAACGACCTCGGCGACGGCTGTACGCCGTTCTGCACCCTCGAGCCCACCTGCCCGGACGGCGGCGGCGCGTGCAGCTCATCCTGCGGCGACGGCATCCGCCTGGCCGGCTCCTCAAAAGAGTGCGAGGACGGAAATACCACGCCCGGTGACGGCTGCAGCCCGACCTGCACCGTCGAGCCCGGTTTTGTGTGCAACGACGTCACTCAGGAGGTCGATGAGTTGACGCTCCCGCTGGTCTTAAGAGACTTCTCCATCGACCATCCGGACTTCGAGCATTTCAGCGGCAGCGGCGCGACCACCGGGATGGTCAAAGACCTGCTGGACGCCGACGGTAAGCCCGAATTCCTCGCGCCTCGCGGGATGCTCACCAGCGCCGCGACCTTCTACCAATGGTATCGCGACGTCCCCGGGGTCAATCAGACCTTCGTGCAGTCGATGACCCTGAGCGAAATCTCACCCGGAACTTTCCAATATAGCAATACCGAGTTCTTCCCGCTGGACGGGCTGGGCTACGGTTTTGAGCCGGGCTTTGGCGCCAATCATAACTACGCGTTCACCAGTGAGGTGCGCTATTGGTTCGTCTACCGTCCCGGCCAGGTGCTGACGTTCAGCGGCGACGATGACCTCTGGGTCTTCATCAACAAGCAGCTCGCCCTTGACCTGGGCGGGCTGCACGCGCGCGTCGATGGAACGGTGGATTTGGACGCGCAAAAGGCCGCGCTTGGGCTGCAAGATGACGCGCTCTACGAGGTCGCGGTCTTCCAGGCCGAGCGCCACTCCACCGGCTCAAATTACACGCTCACGCTGGGCAATTTCGTCAACGTCACCACCGAATGCGAGAGCATCTGCGGCGACGGCATCCAGACGCGCGACGAGGCCTGCGACGACGGCGTCAACGACGGCTCCTATGGCGGATGCAACGCGGATTGCTCGCGCGGGCCGTATTGCGGCGACGGCGACCTCGACCCCGAGATGGAGCAATGTGACAACGGCGTGAACCAGGACCTCTACGGCGAGAACGGCTGCGCGCCGGATTGCCGCCGACCCGCTTATTGCGGCGACGGCGCGGTCGACAGCCTCTTCGGCGAAGAGTGCGACGACGGCACCAATGACGGCAGCTACGGCACCTGCACGCCGGACTGCAAGCTCGCCGCACGCTGCGGGGACGGCATCGTCCAGGACAACGAAGCCTGTGACGACGGCAACGCCATCAGCGGCGACGGCTGCTCGAGCACCTGTCAGGTAGAGGGCTAA
- the rdgC gene encoding recombination-associated protein RdgC, producing MGAISGTLSYKVFYVQGEIPEDWQERFVHAVEQHAFGPLEPDDDEDESIGWVVVDRPLQSQIDLHAMLFDHFINLSLRQDRYAVPSGLLNAHFEEAVREYMLENKKRKLSKFEKDDIKEMVKRRLKEKQYPRMRITDMSWDMRSGRVRFWSHSNKTCELFQGFFEDTFGLQILPANPYINAVEAGLAEEDIEALKMVEPSNFVGVELS from the coding sequence ATGGGCGCGATTTCAGGAACCCTTTCTTATAAAGTTTTTTATGTTCAAGGTGAGATTCCCGAGGACTGGCAAGAGCGTTTTGTTCACGCGGTTGAGCAGCACGCCTTTGGCCCGCTTGAGCCCGACGACGATGAGGACGAGTCGATCGGTTGGGTCGTGGTCGACCGCCCGCTGCAGAGCCAGATTGACCTGCACGCGATGCTCTTTGACCACTTCATCAACCTGAGCCTGCGCCAGGACCGCTACGCGGTGCCCTCCGGCTTGCTCAACGCGCATTTTGAGGAAGCTGTGCGCGAATATATGCTCGAGAATAAGAAGCGCAAGCTGTCGAAATTTGAGAAAGACGACATCAAAGAGATGGTGAAGCGTCGGCTCAAAGAGAAGCAATATCCGCGCATGCGCATCACCGATATGAGTTGGGATATGCGCAGCGGTCGGGTGCGTTTTTGGAGTCACTCCAATAAGACCTGTGAGCTCTTCCAGGGATTCTTTGAAGACACCTTCGGCCTGCAAATCCTGCCGGCGAATCCGTATATCAACGCGGTCGAGGCGGGGCTGGCCGAGGAAGATATCGAAGCGCTTAAGATGGTCGAGCCGAGCAACTTCGTCGGCGTGGAGCTTTCATAA
- the mtsC gene encoding cell-cell cohesion MYXO-CTERM protein MtsC, which translates to MKRRTTFAISLLFTLSAGFGSVAFAQDGSDAPPYECDNNFGDCGTPEQSGGGGGGGGGSILVANTDLGDTYQFADDYDDDGIEDNSDNCPHDSNVDQADGDGDGIGDACDNCLDVANPDQSDIDGDGKGDACDDDMDGDGVSNGEDNCPMVPNPDQADTDGDGVGDACDPDIDGDGLPNLTDPCPMIANLDEPNADQQSECFPDADGDGIDDFEDNCPQHANENQEDLDGDGVGDACDPDIDGDGLQNHSDNCPSVVNPDQADADRDGVGDACDPDFCYVVMGDEDSCLDPVAAFQVYGVSPVVSTGESVRLRLFANRKNQAMRYTWQVIDGPQGSSATVEDAHGSVTVSTPFEYRYMKDMEPRFVADLPGEYRIRVVAETIFEDSESGVINETAQYELSVTANGDPVTPTSGSKGSGCGASTTGHGIPQGAAGLLFFLGGAFFLRRRN; encoded by the coding sequence ATGAAGCGCAGGACAACTTTTGCTATCTCGTTATTATTCACATTATCAGCGGGCTTCGGCTCGGTCGCGTTCGCCCAGGACGGCAGCGATGCGCCGCCTTATGAGTGCGATAATAACTTCGGCGACTGCGGCACGCCCGAGCAAAGCGGCGGCGGTGGCGGCGGCGGTGGCGGCAGCATCCTGGTCGCCAACACCGACCTCGGCGACACCTACCAATTCGCCGATGATTATGATGACGACGGCATCGAAGATAATAGTGATAACTGCCCGCACGACAGTAACGTCGACCAGGCAGACGGCGACGGCGACGGCATCGGCGACGCCTGCGACAATTGCTTAGACGTCGCCAACCCGGACCAATCCGATATCGACGGTGACGGAAAGGGCGACGCCTGCGATGACGACATGGACGGCGACGGCGTCAGCAATGGCGAAGACAATTGCCCGATGGTCCCCAACCCCGACCAGGCCGACACCGACGGCGACGGTGTCGGTGATGCGTGTGACCCGGATATCGACGGCGATGGCCTGCCGAACCTGACCGATCCCTGCCCGATGATCGCCAACCTCGACGAGCCCAACGCCGACCAGCAAAGCGAGTGCTTCCCCGACGCTGACGGCGACGGCATCGACGACTTCGAAGACAATTGCCCCCAACACGCCAATGAGAATCAGGAAGACCTCGACGGTGACGGCGTGGGCGATGCCTGTGACCCGGATATCGACGGCGACGGCCTGCAAAACCACTCCGATAACTGCCCCTCGGTGGTGAACCCGGACCAGGCCGACGCGGACAGAGACGGTGTCGGCGACGCGTGTGACCCCGACTTCTGCTACGTGGTGATGGGCGACGAAGACAGTTGCCTGGATCCGGTCGCGGCCTTCCAGGTTTACGGCGTCTCCCCCGTGGTCTCCACGGGCGAATCGGTGCGACTGCGACTCTTCGCAAACCGCAAAAACCAGGCGATGCGCTACACCTGGCAGGTCATTGACGGCCCGCAGGGCTCCAGCGCGACAGTCGAGGATGCACACGGCTCGGTGACCGTTTCGACCCCGTTTGAATATCGCTATATGAAGGATATGGAGCCGCGATTTGTGGCCGACCTTCCCGGTGAGTATCGCATTCGCGTGGTCGCCGAGACGATCTTCGAGGATAGCGAATCCGGCGTGATTAACGAAACGGCCCAATACGAACTCAGCGTCACCGCCAATGGCGACCCGGTCACCCCGACGTCGGGCTCGAAGGGTTCGGGCTGCGGCGCATCGACCACCGGCCACGGCATCCCGCAGGGCGCGGCTGGGCTGCTCTTCTTCTTGGGCGGTGCGTTCTTCCTGCGCCGACGCAACTAA
- a CDS encoding vWA domain-containing protein: MTPWTRLAVLAAVGCITALAGCTEARLQKQAPQVLASLDDNLRVKGRFCTERSGEVTFPVKVLYLIDQSASLQCTDSGQNRFAALRKSVNTLRANPNTEFAFIGFSSWSRQVEFTRNRDDVAEFLDPNQGLGPATDYQGALATAIRVLESDMLDVGPAERARTRYQVVFVSDGVPEPRCNAGCEDDRTTCSDGIDNDGDGLIDSQDPDCANIEDNSLHPDNLYGVCNTTEEVPDDVYVDMTGRCPAYNQPGQIRRRIEELLSLKETYSVGGLVMNTVLLFSPQEVVNQVCPDASASFGYEKTQAESLLREMAMQGEGTFRDVNLNRENDDFLQFDITSLKAEQTLTSMMATNTNARRDAAALEVDTDGDGLSDRLERELNSDPHKWDTDGDGYGDLFEYIHRAEGFSLTDANRPAIACDDDEDRDGDGLNGCEEAFLGTSTLLPDTDGDGIWDWYEMLNGTDPLIADAHGDLDFDGVTNADEIYGGTSPNFADPEVYRDQHIIYGLEDRGLMQVDRADSTPEDPRSDERHCYDYDIRRIPLVVTPVPRQRGRNRVLIYTDERPARVGGATGETRVACFEAFYDGANLKSPQSGVIDTSVEALEGVRERLATAFEGLESCAYFDPEAPLTRDAITEVVETCMPPKIALQTRLYPQEELITLIESTVQGDLTPKIPHHPHALFVPIQNFRPDRDCHRPWEFDLLEDFIDKIESACQTCPGIDAAASEESQ, encoded by the coding sequence ATGACGCCGTGGACACGCTTGGCAGTCCTGGCTGCCGTCGGCTGCATCACTGCGCTCGCCGGGTGCACCGAGGCCCGACTGCAGAAGCAGGCGCCTCAGGTGCTCGCCTCCCTCGATGATAACCTGCGCGTCAAAGGGCGCTTCTGCACCGAGCGAAGCGGCGAGGTGACCTTTCCAGTTAAGGTGCTCTACCTCATCGACCAGTCGGCCTCCCTGCAGTGCACCGACAGCGGGCAGAACCGCTTCGCTGCCCTGCGGAAATCGGTCAACACGCTGCGGGCAAACCCAAATACCGAATTCGCCTTTATCGGGTTCTCCTCCTGGTCACGCCAGGTTGAGTTCACCCGCAATCGCGACGACGTCGCCGAATTCCTCGACCCCAACCAGGGCCTGGGACCTGCCACCGATTACCAGGGCGCGCTGGCCACGGCGATTCGCGTGCTCGAGAGCGATATGCTCGACGTCGGCCCGGCCGAGCGCGCGCGCACTCGCTACCAGGTCGTCTTTGTCAGCGACGGCGTCCCCGAGCCGCGCTGCAACGCCGGCTGCGAAGATGACCGCACGACCTGCAGTGACGGCATCGACAACGACGGCGACGGCCTCATCGACTCCCAAGACCCAGACTGCGCAAATATCGAGGATAACTCCCTGCATCCCGACAATCTCTACGGTGTGTGCAACACCACCGAAGAGGTCCCCGACGACGTCTACGTCGATATGACCGGGCGCTGCCCCGCGTATAATCAACCGGGGCAAATCCGCCGGCGCATCGAGGAGTTGCTTAGCCTCAAGGAGACCTATTCGGTCGGTGGGCTCGTGATGAACACCGTCCTGCTTTTTTCGCCCCAGGAAGTCGTCAACCAGGTCTGCCCGGACGCGTCTGCTTCCTTCGGCTACGAGAAGACCCAGGCCGAGTCCCTGCTGCGCGAGATGGCCATGCAAGGGGAGGGGACCTTTCGCGACGTAAACCTGAATCGGGAGAACGACGACTTTTTGCAATTCGACATCACCTCGCTTAAGGCCGAGCAGACGCTCACCTCAATGATGGCCACCAATACCAACGCGCGCCGCGACGCCGCCGCGCTCGAGGTCGACACCGACGGCGACGGGCTCTCCGACCGCCTGGAGCGCGAGCTCAACTCCGACCCGCACAAATGGGACACCGACGGCGATGGCTACGGCGATCTCTTCGAGTATATCCACCGCGCCGAGGGCTTTTCGCTCACCGACGCCAACCGCCCGGCCATCGCCTGCGATGATGACGAAGACCGCGACGGCGACGGGCTCAACGGCTGCGAAGAAGCGTTCTTGGGCACCAGCACATTGCTGCCCGATACCGACGGCGATGGCATCTGGGATTGGTATGAGATGCTCAACGGCACCGACCCGCTGATCGCCGACGCCCACGGCGACCTCGACTTCGACGGCGTCACCAACGCCGACGAAATCTACGGCGGCACGTCACCCAACTTCGCCGACCCGGAAGTCTACCGCGACCAGCATATCATCTACGGCCTCGAAGACCGCGGCCTGATGCAGGTCGACCGCGCCGACTCCACCCCCGAAGACCCGCGCTCCGACGAGCGCCATTGCTATGATTACGATATCCGCCGCATCCCGCTGGTCGTCACGCCGGTGCCGCGCCAACGCGGGCGAAACCGGGTGCTGATCTACACCGACGAGCGCCCGGCGCGCGTCGGCGGGGCCACCGGCGAGACCCGGGTGGCGTGCTTCGAGGCATTTTACGATGGCGCGAATCTCAAAAGTCCGCAATCCGGCGTCATCGACACCTCCGTCGAAGCCCTCGAGGGCGTGCGCGAGCGACTCGCTACAGCCTTTGAGGGGCTCGAGTCCTGCGCCTATTTCGACCCCGAGGCGCCGCTGACCCGCGACGCCATCACCGAGGTGGTCGAGACCTGCATGCCGCCGAAGATCGCGCTTCAAACACGGCTCTACCCGCAGGAAGAGCTCATCACGCTGATTGAGTCGACGGTGCAGGGCGACCTGACCCCGAAGATCCCGCATCACCCGCACGCGCTATTCGTGCCGATTCAGAATTTCAGACCCGACCGCGATTGCCATCGCCCCTGGGAATTTGACCTGCTCGAGGACTTTATCGACAAGATTGAGAGCGCCTGCCAGACCTGCCCGGGTATCGACGCCGCCGCATCGGAGGAGTCCCAATGA